GAGACTTCTCGTATATGATGGCAGTCTGAGTGTACTTCCTCCTCAGCATGGTCCAGGTGTGGTCTAACCGTGTGATCTGTGGTCAAGCGCAGTGTTAGGAAACAAACACCACAATATCTCCAGGAATCTCAGCCTACGCCTGCACagccctttacactcgtacctGAATACGTGTTGAAAACGGCAGATTTTGACACTGATAGATGCCTAAATTGGACCGCAATGGCTGTACAATAACGGCAGTTAAACCCCTTGTCATTTTTTGTCTATGTTGCACCTACcgcacattttccaggaatattcttatgttactgaatgtatccagagtattttcagatttcgttatcaacaaataCAACGAAAGGTACAGTAaagtaaaatgcacataaaaacAACAGTGTAATGTTATGATTCACTCTTGTCTATGTGAACTgtaaactgttccctttcaattgctaccatggttatgcatatgctttccatatttcttctgtaagaaacatttcaatttagccctatccatataggccaactCCCACGAGGGTGAAGGGTTAAAGACTCAACTCAGACCATGTGGTGGACCGTGTCTTATGTGTCCAGTTCTATTGACTGGGGTACCTGAGGCATGTCCAGTTGTATTGACTGGGGTACCTGAGGCATGTCCAGTTGTATTGACTGGGGTACCTGAGGCATGTCCAGTGCTTTCATGATGGAGGAGAAGGCGTACAGGTCCCCCATGGAGTCCTTCAGTTCTAGAGCCACCATGATGATACGGTTCAGAGTGGCGCTCCGCTCCTCCAGACTTCCTGTGCAGCCCAGGATGTCCACAGCAACCCCGATGGCCATGGTGTGGTGCCTGGGTTACACGACAGAAAGTTCAGTCATAAGTCCCTAGAACCTTTTGCATCAACATGAGGGGTCCCTAGTACCTGACGAGGAGTGTGTCAGGTGGATTTGGGGGTGTGTGTTTACCTTTCCATCAGGTCTTGCCGCAGCTGCCTGCCGTGGGGTAAGGTCACCAGCTCCAGACCAGATGACACACCCATTTGACCTTTCGCCTCCTCAGAGATGCCATGTACCCTAGCAACCTGTCAGGTACatcatttttgttgttgcattaaTGTGGTTTTAGAAGTGTTTTTAGTATGGTCATGTTTGGGGAAATCATTGATCATTAGCTCCTTCTGACTGAATTAAACAAGAGACACCTCAAAGCCACATTTACATAACTGTGTACTCTAGCTGTTTTTAACAACACTATGAAGATGTTTCCCTCAAAGACTAGACACCCAGTCATGGATTTGGCTGCAGATCATTTTTGGTGCGTCTTACTAAAGTTAAATTCACTGGTTTCGTTTTGCACTTTGTGTGGTGtaccacacccagacagacatAAGACACCTGACTGTAGAAGGCCAAATACCAACGAGAGGAAATTAATTAAATACCAGTCTCTGATGCCCTCTGTGTGCCTGGCTGTTTCTAGCCCCTTAGTTAGATGTTGCTGAATGAGGCCTGAATCCAAACTCATCACACTGTCCTGCAAAtttacactgagtgcacaaaacatgaagaacacctgctctttgcaTGAGACTGACCaaatgaaagctatgatcccttttttatgtcacttgttaaatctacttcaatcagtgtagatgaaggtgaggagacaagttaaaggaggatttttaagccttgagaccagTGAAACATGGATTGgggatgtgtgccattcagaaggtgaatgggaaagacaaaagatttaagtgccttttgaatgAGGTATCGTATGGTGGTAggttccaggcgcaccggttcgtgtcaagaactacaaaactgctgggtttttcacgctcaacactttcccatgtgtatcaagaattgtccaccacccaaaggacatccagccaacttgacacaactgtgggaagcattggagtcaacatgggccagcatccgtgtggaacgctttcaacaccttgtagagtccatgcaccgATGAATTGAGGCAAAAAGGGgcgtggtgcaactcaatattaggaaggtgttcctaaagtTTGGAATACTCGGTGTATATCATCAATTCATGATGTACACTGAAATTTGAGTTATGATCTCTTGGATTCAGCCCAGAGTGTTCAGACATCCAGTAGGACTAGTGGTGTGGTGAACGTAATGTGGGTACAGTGTGTAGTGGGACAGTGCAATGCGGTACCTGGCAATCTGCCATGAGGATGTGCTTGGCGATGATGTGATGGTCTTTATGGACCAGCAGCTCTTTGGCTCTCTTCAGTACACTCATCTCGAGGGGTTTGTTCTCTGCAGGCAGCAGCCTCGACTCAAACTCCCCCGGCCGGAACGCAGACGCAGTCTCCAACACCGGCCGCCGGAACTCCTTCTCcacagtctcctctatctcttccatccctcctttTCCACCTCCTTCCACCTCCTCTTCGCTGCCATTCTCCAGGGCTTCGATGGCGTGGTGGTAGGAGCTGCGGTCCAATTTGGAGCCGTAGCTGCTCCTCTggctctcctctgtcctcagccTCTCTACGTAGCTGTTGTTGTTGGGCTGGGGCCCTGGAGCTGGGGCCTGGAGCCTGTCCAACTCTGCTGGGCTGCAGGGGCTGAGTTCACAGTAATTCACTTCTGGGCTGGGGGGCTGCGGAGGCTGGAGAGCCTGGATCACATGCTGCTTCTTGGGTTTCAGTGGGGGTACAGGGGGACCCGGGGCTGGGGCAGCCAGGGGCTGCAGACGTGGGGAGTGGGGGATCCTGATGGAGGGCACCTTGCTGGGCTTAGGGGGCGGCTTGGGGCAGAGCTGGCTGTCTGAGCCCCGTATGGCCTCCCCGGCCTGGGTCTCAAAGGCCATCCTCCTTGGCACGGTGGGGCTGAGTGCCGGCTCACTACCCGTCCTGAATACTGGAGACTTGGGGCTTGGCTGGTGCTCCATGAGCTGGGGCTGGGCCCTGGAGCCTGGGGAGAGGGTGAGCGAGAAAGAGGTAAACATCATTATTTAAACCTGCACACTGCAGCCTAGCAACACCACACAGCTAGAGCCATGCTGTGTTCTGTAGCTGCTGACTGGGAGTCCTGCTCTCTATTTGAAGTCTGACTGCATAGAAAGCTTAATTACATTGTCAGTCACAGAATGGAATGCAGCTTTTTGAATCTCTCTGATCTCTCGTCTCTTTTATTCCAAAGACTCAGACTTCAAGCACATCTATCGATTCCCATTTCAACTTTTATCTGTAATCCTTTCAGAAATACAAGTATCTTCATCTCGAGCTCATGTCACACTTTTCACTTCTGAGTTGAAAGTGTACAAAGCAACGTtttgaagaagaaaatatttacatttGCCTTTGAAATATTCCCACCCCTGTGCAAAGAATGCATGTTCACAGAAACAAGTATTTTGCAGGCTTGTCAGAGCTGTACATCCTCTGACTGCAGCATAATGAGTAAAAGAGAGGGGATGGTACATACCTAGCGGGAGGAAGCTCTCTGACTGGTGGGTTTTGAGGGGCCGTCGTCTCTCCTGAACGTGGTTCAGACACGCCGGCTGGCTTCCACACTTGTCTTTGTTCCTGATAGacagagagtgaggaagagaaggagaaaaggAGTGTTCAGTTGGACTGATCCCTCTAGCTACCAACAGAGACATGGCTACTGGGCACACCACTAACCCCTAGAGAAACCTGATACATTGTGTGCACTGTTCGTTATGTAAAATGGTACAGTGTAATTTGATGGGGTATTTTTTTGTCCTGGTTTGCCTTGGTATTGTGCTCAGAGGTTGGTATTCTCCATCCAGGCTAAACACCACTCCTTATTTAACCTCAGGAATGGTTTATTATAGACGTGTACTTATCTCTGTGATTCCCACATTAGTATTACAAATTTGGAGTGCACGTGTTTGCATGTTAGGCTATACATGAAATTATACGGAGCCAATTCCATTTGGACAAACCCCCTACAAAATTATATTTTATAGCTACTTATAAGTTGCCGGCCTATAAATGTATGACATAATGTACAGTGTCTATATAAACTCCTGGCTGCAGAGGAAAATAAAGGGCACTTTATTGCTGTAATGGATCTAAATGGATCTTGCGCCTGTAAGCAAGCATCTGCATTGTAGCCTACGGCTCACAGACAATTTCCAACCACATACACTATGTCCAGACCAGACAGGCCTGAGCCTCTGTAGATAGCCTACTAACCTAAGCAGGTTCCCCCGTCCGAGGCTGTGGTCCTGGGTGTGTCCGTTCATGATGTTGAGGCTCAGGCGTTTAGATGTCTGGCTCTTCCTCTCGGGCAGGGTCAGGCCAGCCTCCACACGGACACAGGCCACCCCATACTTCTCCTCTAGGCAGCGCAGGGGCAAGGCCCTATTGATGGGCTGGAAGATGATGGCCCCCACCGCCTCCGTCACTGGCTTCCTGTTGCCAACGTAGTAACGCACCAGGGCAGGCACGCTGTCGAAGCCCTCCTTCTCGAACAGGTACTGCACCCGGGAGTAGGCCTCGTTCATGGCCACCACCTTCTTGTTGATTTTGAAGTGTTGCGGGCTGTTCTTCCACTGGCAGGTCAGGACGTAGTTCCCAGGGCTGGACAGAGAGTCCCGGATCAGGAAGTCCCCGTCTCTCTGGATCAGGTTCTCTGCCACCTGGACACCAGAGGACACATGttgagcacacatacacacagacatatacacacagacacatacacacagacatatacacacagacacatacacacagacatatacacacagacatatagCTCACACACTTGGTTGTATTTTCAATATCACACAGAACTGTGTCTAGTGTGTTTTCAGTTTGTCACACTCGTCTCACTGTTGGATTTGTGGCGACAGGCGCTCTACTCCCTCACTGAATGGCCTTCTCAGTAACATGTTTGGCTCACTGAATGTTTTCACTAGcgctactgttactgtactgtgaCATCATGATACCTCCCAAAATGCTCTCTCAGTGCAGGCCACACAGCCAAACTGTAGGGTCAAATGACCAAAAGCCCCAGTGTTGCGTAGAAACTCAGTCATGTCACACATTGGTCTACACACTCCACTTCACTCATGTTGTTCTTCCAAACATTTAATTACTTTACTTTTTAATTAAGAGTATTGAACTTAGTAATTATGTTTATATAATCATGTTTTGGAGTCGGAAGGTGGAGGGTTTTTAATTAAAAGTTTAAAAGCCCTCTTTTCACAATCTGGCCGCAGTAGCACCAGGAAGGAGCTTATTAAACCTTACTAGGATCACTTAGCAGCTAGAATGCTGTTTTACCTTGTCCTTACGTAAAGTAAAGTCCCTGTTCTGCAGGGGAGGAGGTGCAGCATGTAAAActgagcatgtgtgtgtttaccagtCTTATGCCATCCTGTCACATGCCAGGAAGGACAAGCTCAAAAGAGCTCCATTTCTTATTCAGGGTCCCATCTGTGATTTTACACATGAGGCGATGCTTTGGGTTTATAAACCCAGTCTGACGCATTGAAAGTAATTTGATTTATACCTCATGAAATAGCTCATTGAAATTGCGATCCATATTACATCCATTAGCTATGCAAAGTTATTTATACATTTCTGACAGATAACCgttgtgaaatgttttgttgtgaaATTATATGGAAATTGAAAGTGTTTTCAAACAGCTATGAGTTTTTTTTACAGCAGGGAAAATCGTAACACAATCCCATTGCCAGCACAACTCGTTGAGCAACTTGAGCGGCCAGTGCTTTTCCGTGTGACATACATGCACTGTGACAACATTCACTATCCCCGATGCACTGGCATGGGGGGGACTCGTCCATCACCTGAAGCTGCTGTGTTCTCTAATGGTAGAATGGGAGTTGACTGAGCTGGTCTTACTAGTTCTAGTAGTTCTAGTTCAGAGACGCCCAGTCTTGTGGGTAAACAGGACAGCGTGTGCAGCTACTGTAACCAGGGACTGGCAGAGCCATTGTGACTCTCACAATGCCTAATGGAGGGCTGTGATACATGCTGGCTCACACCCCTTACAAGGTCACAACGTAAGACATGGAACAAGGCTGCAGGGCTCCCTGGCCTACATCCACTCCACTGAGAAATACAGTAGATGAAACCAGAAGGTGACAGGTGTACTGGGAAATGGGATGGGTGGCACAGATGAGCTTTTATCTTAGGGATGATGATTAGACTTATAGAGGTGTGGTCCCTGGCAGATCAGTGGACGGCTATAATAGATGTTAATAAATAGCATCATGTCATTTGATTGCACCCATGTGTTGTTACCATCCAATTAAAACCtgtcgctctgtgtgtgtgtgctgaggcTGACAGAGCATCCTCACTGAGGCTGGGGTTCATGGACCGAGCTCTGTGGTCTGAGCTTTCACTACTAAGTGTGTGTCAGCGCCGCTCTGTTCACACTGACAAGTTCTCAGTGACAAGCTCTTAGTGAGATACTGATGAAAGCACAAGGTTGAAATGAAGCCCATTTCAATGAACCAATCAGCCACAGTATGTCAAACTGACAGTGAGTCTGCCCTTTTGTCACTGAGCCTCACACAGCTCAATGGACTTAATATAGCCAGTGCTGTAGAACAGACCTGTCAAGATAAATAGTTCTTTCTGTTGTTGACTTGTCCTTATTTGTCTGATTCTGATCTGACTCAACCAGTTTCAGACAAGTTGTTGCCTGAGAGTGAATCATAGGAAAGAACACAGTCCCTGATTTTACTACTTTGTGTACAAGCACTTATTTGAGCTGAGCTCTGGGTGTTGAGGTGGGTCATCATCACTAACACTCCTCAGACTTTACATCCCTGTGTTCAAAACAAGGCTCAGCCCCTAGAGCCCttaaactcaactctggacctcaaagccagtttcactgcgccccccccccctgttgttcctctctaatcaggggctgatttagacctggtacaccaagtgggtgcaattaatgatcaggtagaacagaaaaccaacaGGCTCCTGACCTCCTAGGGTAATAGTTTAACACTGCTGCGCTAGTTGTCAGAGGGCAGGGATCTGTCACACTGTCACAGCCCCCTCCTAAGTCCAGACCCTCAGCCATGTAGCTTTTACTCTTCAGTCCACATGAAAGACACACAGATCCACTCTAGAAACCTCTAGTCACTGGGAGTTTTCACATATTTATGACGAGCTGCCTGCCAAAGTGTCTGAGCTCCCTGACTCCATTCACATAATAATCCAGTGTGACCAAACAAAGCATTGTGTTGGATGTCATTACAGAGATTTTTGGTTGAACTTGGAAACGTGTCTGTCTGGCCAGCTGTCCTGCTCTGTGTGGGTATGCAAGGTTTTGCATGGTTGCCATGTTTTCAGAGCGCCAGTGCTGTGATTCCTCCACAGGGTGGGAGTGACAGGCCCCTGAATGAAATCAGTGTGCAACTGGACACCCGGCCATAGCTGTTGGCAACAGAGGAACCCCTCCCCTCTGCATGCTTTCATTGGGCTGGTCGAGTTTCACAGTAAGCCTCTCTTAGCTCCATCTCTTTATTTAAATATCCTCTTTCACAAAGAGCCAGCGTGTGCCGCCGGCCACAAAAAAATACTTTATCAAGAATCCTTTGACTCAAGCTAAATCATTGGACTCTAAAACAGTCATGGCAAACAGGCAGCTGAGTTGTCcctccagagaaagagagagagagagagagtgcgtgcgtgtgttttatTTCTTTTACCTGTCTGGGGATGGCACCATGGTACCAGGCGTGGCTGCGTGGTTCCTCACTGCCCAGCTTCAGCTCGTCTTCCAGCTCCTTGCGTAGTTTCTCCGGTGGACCCTCCATGATGTACTTGTCCCTGGAGAACTGCACATAGACAGGAACAACAGGCTCTTTCAGTACTGGTATCCTCACAGACATGGTTGCTGTACTGAGGGTGCACACTGTGTGCACTGCACTGGCTGCCTGCAtctatctgtcagtctgtctaTGTACCGGTAAACCTTTGTAATATAACTCTCCCTTTACTGTTTCTAGctacctctcacacacactttatttttctctctccctctctgtctttctttctgtgtAAGCATGTGTCATACAgagctctcctcccctctttgTTTCCTGGGCTGTAACTTCCCAGAGATACACAATGCCGAAGGCTCCAATTGGCCGAGGGCTCTACCTGCCTCTGCTTTGGATGCTGTGTCATATCCTGGCCTTGTTGCCATGCCCCTCTGCCCTGTTCTGCCCCAGCGAGAGGCCTCAGGGTGGAacaacaacacactcacctgactacagtgacacacacactcatacacacacagtccactATGCCAGGCTGCTGTGATTCACACTAGGATTTACAGTCTACTTGCATAGTTCAAAACATACATTGTGTCAGTCATATAGCAAAAAGGGGACATGGGATGACCTCATCTATCATAGCAGGTTCCTGCCAGGAAATACCTCTCAGGTTGATAATAAAGAGACTCTTCTCAGTCCTGCTTCGAGGAAATCCTCTTTCACAATCAATAGACTTCCCCTCCACACTGTCTTCCTGCTTTGGCTTATATTTTCTAAACGCATTATAAAAGGATTGGTCTGTTGCACAACTTCTCTGTCTCCCAGTAATATATGTCGTACTGAGTTAGACGTAATACTTCTGGAGACATAATGACGTTTCACTCCAGTGGCGCCACTTGTGGGGTTGAACCGAGCATCAGTTTTCCACTTTTTTAACTAGAGGTCCGTTAGACCCAGAACAACAATAATGTTTTAAAACTGTGCTGCTTTTTAAACCAACCCCCTGGAGATGGCAGGCAGCATTAGACTCTGAAGGAAAGTACTGTAGCCATTGTGTTCTTCTGGGATGTTGGCACCCAATCTGCATCTTTCCAAAACACAATTTGAGCATTACAAGGGGCTGCCAAGACCTGGATCATAAAGAAATGTTGTGGGGGGCGGGAGTTGACTGGCAATTCAGCGTCAGCCCTAAGGGTAagcaatgacctgaaggattatTGTGTTCCATCAACTCAATACCTTCCTGCAGTAACCAATATTATACTTGGTTTTCTAATGCATTAGTCGTACTTACCTAATGCTGTCTTTGTCCCTGCACACTAAAACAATGGTATTTATGGCGGATATTGACATCACCAACAATAGCCTTGAGTACAGAAACTCTTCATAAAGCTCTGTTTTTCCCTTTAAAGGACtgggacaggacaggaacacacccatttgtccccaactaaaatagcACGAGGCCTTCTTGACAACTGTTCGGGAATGTTCAGAATGCACAGTGTTTGGCTTCACTGACCACTTCCAGAAGCAGACACTGTATTGTGCTGCTCCTAACAGGCAATTTGCTACTACTGTTTAACCTAGGGCTAAATCTGTTAGACTGCGCTCACCCTTGTCCCCAGAGAGAACATTTGAAGGACTGTAAATTTACGTTTTTTATGTTGTGGTTGACTGAATTATATGCCAACTAAAACTGAATTAAGGCTccaggaaattgttttattttggcGGGTGGAGGGGGTAAGCATTGAAAACTCTAGCATGAGTTAATATGGCGCTATTTGTTTTAACAGAGAGCTAATTTAGCTACGGGCTGCTGCTTTATATATCTGTATACATCTTATTAGACCTGTTGGGGAGACAGTGGGCCTGCTGCTCATCAGATTAAAATAGGTTTTATGTGTTTCAAAGGCAAGTCTCAGACttcattatgagagagagagggagagagacttccTCTAGTGAGGATACAGATGACTGAGACTGAACCCGTACAACATGAGAAAACCTCCCAAATCCCCCCCATACAGACATACATGCTGAACTTAGAGTGGTGGGCAATGTATGTGAAGCACACAAGATCTGTCCGTGTCATGACAGTAGTAGTTAATATTCTTCCTACACTGCATCCTTTGAGCTGGCAGGCCTTCGCTCTGCTTTACTGtggacacgcacatacacacaaaaacacgCACGAGTgtgcctgcacacacacaaacaccctgtGGGAGAAGGGGCTGGCAACAGCCTGTCAGCCATGTGTGATGCCCGCACGGCCTAACACTCCCCTAGAAACAGCCCACTACCCTAGGGCAGCTGAGGAGAGAGCGCCTGCATCTCACAAACACTGCCGGACAGAGCCAGAGATCCTAGATACTATTGGTGGCCTGTGTCCTCGACAGCTACAAGTCTAGAAGTCACGGATAATGGTAAGATTATGGTAAGATTATTCCGAATGGTCAGAGACAAGATTTTGGTCCATATGGTAACAGTCCTGATGGATGTTATATACTGTAACTCCAGTCTTGAGTATGGTATCTactctgttatatctggagtactt
This genomic window from Salvelinus namaycush isolate Seneca chromosome 8, SaNama_1.0, whole genome shotgun sequence contains:
- the LOC120052509 gene encoding breast cancer anti-estrogen resistance protein 3-like; this translates as MMAEGKFASLPRNMHMGVGSRQCPLASSMDLLTSRPAVSELPPAGYHSVSIHGTLPRRKKGSPAPAQGPARSWDMYSHMGTLPHPARTHLPSSPLIHNIIEEHQPYHTGREGHSAYSSSMDPTMEYVKFSRDKYIMEGPPEKLRKELEDELKLGSEEPRSHAWYHGAIPRQVAENLIQRDGDFLIRDSLSSPGNYVLTCQWKNSPQHFKINKKVVAMNEAYSRVQYLFEKEGFDSVPALVRYYVGNRKPVTEAVGAIIFQPINRALPLRCLEEKYGVACVRVEAGLTLPERKSQTSKRLSLNIMNGHTQDHSLGRGNLLRNKDKCGSQPACLNHVQERRRPLKTHQSESFLPLGSRAQPQLMEHQPSPKSPVFRTGSEPALSPTVPRRMAFETQAGEAIRGSDSQLCPKPPPKPSKVPSIRIPHSPRLQPLAAPAPGPPVPPLKPKKQHVIQALQPPQPPSPEVNYCELSPCSPAELDRLQAPAPGPQPNNNSYVERLRTEESQRSSYGSKLDRSSYHHAIEALENGSEEEVEGGGKGGMEEIEETVEKEFRRPVLETASAFRPGEFESRLLPAENKPLEMSVLKRAKELLVHKDHHIIAKHILMADCQVARVHGISEEAKGQMGVSSGLELVTLPHGRQLRQDLMERHHTMAIGVAVDILGCTGSLEERSATLNRIIMVALELKDSMGDLYAFSSIMKALDMPQITRLDHTWTMLRRKYTQTAIIYEKSLKPFYKGLYEGTVDMPLTGTTVPLLMPLLMLMERPAVAFEGMELWESNDQGCEILLRHLEEARSVAHNADSYTANTERVLQDFQADEDLLEICKTDFQLRLLWGSRGAAVNQTERYDKFTLILTALSRKLEPAVKHTEL